One segment of Tamlana crocina DNA contains the following:
- a CDS encoding zinc ABC transporter substrate-binding protein: MKKHILLLSLIVFTFGCKSEKKSNDKLNIVSTTTMITDLVKNIGGDHINLQGLMGSGVDPHLYKASEGDVTKLASADIIFYNGLHLEGKLVEVFEKMKTKKTMAISDALDKSTLIGSEYFASNYDPHIWFNIDYWIQATHFVANTLSEAVPDKKEAFQLNATKYVEQLKNLKTELTATINTLPEDKRILVTAHDAFNYFGKAFGFEVVGLQGISTATEAGVQDVQKLSAFIIENKVKAIFVESSVPKRTIEALQAAVNSKNHHVEIGGELFSDALGTLGTKEGTYIGMFEYNVNTIVNALK, translated from the coding sequence ATGAAAAAGCATATACTCCTTTTATCCCTTATCGTATTTACATTCGGCTGCAAAAGTGAAAAAAAATCGAACGATAAACTCAACATAGTCTCCACAACCACCATGATTACCGATTTGGTTAAAAACATTGGTGGCGACCACATCAATCTTCAAGGTTTGATGGGCAGTGGTGTAGACCCGCATCTATATAAAGCCAGCGAGGGCGACGTTACAAAATTGGCCAGTGCCGATATCATTTTTTACAACGGCCTGCATTTGGAAGGTAAATTGGTAGAGGTTTTCGAAAAAATGAAAACCAAAAAAACGATGGCCATATCGGATGCTTTGGATAAAAGCACACTTATCGGTTCGGAATATTTCGCTTCGAATTACGATCCGCACATTTGGTTTAATATTGATTATTGGATCCAAGCCACCCATTTTGTTGCCAATACCCTTTCAGAAGCGGTTCCAGACAAAAAAGAAGCCTTTCAATTAAACGCAACAAAATACGTCGAGCAATTAAAAAATTTAAAAACCGAACTAACCGCGACCATAAACACATTGCCCGAAGACAAGCGCATTTTGGTTACGGCCCACGACGCCTTTAATTATTTTGGCAAAGCCTTTGGGTTCGAAGTGGTAGGCTTGCAAGGCATATCAACCGCTACCGAGGCCGGAGTTCAAGACGTTCAAAAGCTATCGGCCTTCATTATTGAAAATAAAGTAAAAGCTATATTTGTTGAAAGTTCTGTACCCAAACGCACCATCGAGGCGTTGCAAGCGGCGGTCAACTCTAAAAACCATCATGTTGAAATTGGCGGCGAATTATTCTCTGATGCACTGGGAACTTTGGGAACCAAAGAAGGCACTTATATTGGTATGTTTGAGTACAACGTGAATACTATTGTAAATGCGTTGAAGTGA
- a CDS encoding metal ABC transporter ATP-binding protein, with amino-acid sequence MLQKNDKIQKETPASAGVTAVQIDDLTVAYNYKPVLWDIDLEIPEGVLMAIVGPNGAGKSTLIKSILGILKPIAGSVSICGKPYDKQRDQVAYVPQKGSVDWDFPTTALDVVMMGTYGSLGWIKRPGQKEKKAALEALEKVGMLPFKNRQISQLSGGQQQRIFLARALVQNASIYFMDEPFQGVDASTEIAIINILKALRKAGKTVIVVHHDLQTVPEYFDWVTFLNVKKIATGPVKDIFNDDNLTKTYGINYKVSVQE; translated from the coding sequence ATGTTACAAAAAAATGACAAAATCCAAAAAGAGACTCCTGCTTCTGCAGGAGTGACTGCCGTACAAATAGACGACCTTACCGTAGCATACAATTACAAACCCGTGCTTTGGGATATCGATTTGGAAATCCCCGAAGGCGTTCTTATGGCCATAGTTGGTCCAAACGGCGCCGGAAAATCCACTCTCATAAAATCCATTTTAGGCATTTTAAAACCCATTGCCGGAAGCGTTAGCATTTGTGGAAAACCCTACGACAAACAACGCGACCAAGTCGCCTACGTCCCCCAAAAAGGGAGTGTAGATTGGGATTTTCCCACTACGGCTTTAGATGTTGTGATGATGGGCACTTACGGTAGTTTAGGCTGGATAAAACGCCCCGGACAAAAAGAAAAAAAAGCAGCCTTGGAAGCCCTTGAAAAAGTGGGCATGCTGCCATTTAAAAACAGACAAATTAGTCAGCTTTCCGGCGGGCAGCAACAACGTATATTTTTGGCCAGGGCATTGGTACAAAACGCTTCCATTTATTTTATGGACGAGCCCTTTCAAGGTGTTGATGCTTCCACCGAAATAGCCATTATCAATATTTTAAAAGCCCTTAGGAAAGCAGGAAAAACGGTTATTGTGGTGCACCACGATTTACAGACCGTTCCCGAATATTTTGATTGGGTAACCTTTTTAAACGTAAAGAAAATTGCCACTGGCCCGGTTAAGGACATTTTTAATGACGATAACTTAACCAAAACCTACGGCATCAATTATAAAGTGAGTGTTCAGGAGTAG
- a CDS encoding iron chelate uptake ABC transporter family permease subunit, with protein MDLTEYIKLVFSDYTLRTITLGTAILGAVTGMLGSFAVLRKQSLLGDAISHAALPGIAIAFLISGTKDSNVLLLGALVSGLIGTFWIRGIIKKTHLKSDTALGLILSLFFGFGMLLLTFIQKQPNANQAGLDTYLFGQAATLVESDVWLMAIVTGICLLVLLLFWKEFKILLFDADYTKTLGFNTKFIDILITSFIVLAIVLGLQTVGVVLMSAMLLAPAAAARQWTNSLGTMVFLAAVFGACSGVFGTAVSASQNNLSTGPVIVIVAGVFVLVSFIFSPSRGLLFKQIRFIKNRRDLQLHKTLAFMYRIASTHDNISHPHTIKILNNFQGYTKGTLQKLVNKNYVVLEGNMWSLTEEGFKTATNLYNQQNKTDE; from the coding sequence ATAGACCTAACAGAATACATAAAACTCGTTTTTAGCGATTACACCCTTCGCACCATCACCCTTGGCACGGCCATTTTAGGAGCGGTTACTGGCATGCTGGGCAGTTTTGCCGTACTGCGGAAACAAAGCCTTTTGGGTGATGCGATTTCGCACGCTGCGCTTCCAGGCATTGCCATCGCTTTTTTGATTTCTGGAACTAAAGACAGTAACGTTTTGTTACTAGGCGCATTAGTAAGCGGATTAATTGGCACCTTTTGGATTCGCGGTATCATTAAAAAAACACATTTAAAATCCGATACCGCCTTGGGACTTATTTTATCATTGTTTTTTGGGTTTGGTATGTTGCTGCTCACCTTCATTCAAAAGCAACCCAATGCCAACCAAGCGGGATTGGACACTTACCTGTTTGGCCAAGCAGCCACTTTGGTGGAAAGCGACGTGTGGCTCATGGCTATTGTAACGGGCATTTGCTTATTGGTTTTATTACTGTTTTGGAAAGAATTTAAAATCCTGCTTTTTGATGCCGATTACACCAAAACACTAGGCTTCAACACCAAATTTATTGATATTTTAATCACCTCATTTATTGTGTTGGCCATTGTTTTAGGCTTACAAACCGTTGGCGTGGTATTGATGAGCGCCATGCTTTTGGCACCTGCCGCCGCAGCCCGGCAATGGACCAACAGTTTGGGCACGATGGTTTTTCTTGCGGCCGTTTTCGGAGCATGTTCCGGGGTGTTTGGTACAGCCGTTAGCGCGAGCCAAAACAATTTATCAACCGGCCCTGTTATTGTTATTGTAGCTGGCGTTTTTGTGTTGGTATCCTTTATTTTTTCGCCCAGCCGAGGATTGCTTTTCAAACAAATCCGTTTTATAAAAAATCGTCGCGATTTGCAGCTTCACAAAACCTTGGCGTTTATGTACCGCATCGCATCAACACACGACAACATTTCACATCCGCACACCATTAAAATCCTGAACAACTTTCAAGGTTACACCAAAGGCACTTTGCAAAAATTGGTCAACAAAAACTATGTGGTTTTAGAGGGAAACATGTGGAGTTTGACCGAAGAAGGGTTTAAAACCGCTACCAATCTGTACAACCAACAAAACAAGACCGATGAGTAG
- a CDS encoding metal ABC transporter permease: MSSAQIEIQLIACLVAVACAIPGTFLVLRKMAMISDAISHSILPGIVVGFFITQDLNSPLLILLAALTGIITVVLVEYIQKTGLVKEDTAIGLVFPVLFSIGVILIAKHANDVHLDVDAVLLGELAFAPFDRMIIAGTDVGPKSLWIIGCILGITLILLTTFFKELKVSTFDAGLSASLGFSPAVIHYGLMTVSSVTTVGAFDAVGAILVVALMIAPAAAAYLLTTDLKRMILYACGFGIFSAIAGYWLAHVLDASIAGSITTVLGLLFLAVYLFAPGKGIIAVLYREKQQRIEVSLLTFLLHLKNHTEESERHVNHLNEHINWQKVRSKTVLNLALKNNMISIENRVVSLSKKGDAFTSQAIDYIMTNEHAQIEGMKDDFFLFRG; this comes from the coding sequence ATGAGTAGTGCGCAAATAGAAATACAGTTAATAGCCTGTTTGGTGGCCGTAGCTTGTGCCATTCCGGGCACTTTTTTAGTGTTGCGAAAAATGGCCATGATTAGTGATGCCATAAGCCATTCTATTTTACCGGGCATTGTTGTGGGCTTCTTTATTACACAAGATTTAAACTCACCGCTACTCATTCTTTTGGCGGCTTTAACAGGCATTATCACCGTAGTTTTGGTGGAATACATCCAAAAAACCGGATTGGTAAAAGAAGACACCGCCATTGGACTAGTGTTTCCAGTGTTGTTCAGTATTGGAGTGATTCTCATTGCAAAACATGCCAACGACGTTCATTTGGATGTTGATGCCGTATTATTGGGCGAATTGGCCTTTGCACCATTCGACCGAATGATTATAGCCGGAACCGATGTTGGTCCAAAATCACTTTGGATTATTGGCTGCATTTTAGGCATCACCCTTATTTTATTAACTACGTTTTTCAAGGAATTAAAAGTCAGCACCTTTGATGCCGGGTTATCTGCTTCATTGGGTTTTTCTCCAGCGGTGATTCACTATGGCTTAATGACGGTATCATCCGTAACTACAGTAGGAGCTTTTGATGCCGTTGGTGCTATTTTAGTCGTCGCGCTTATGATAGCCCCGGCCGCAGCAGCATACCTACTTACTACCGATTTAAAACGCATGATTCTTTACGCCTGTGGCTTCGGAATTTTTAGTGCCATTGCCGGATACTGGTTGGCACATGTGCTCGACGCTTCCATTGCGGGATCTATTACCACCGTTTTAGGATTATTGTTTTTGGCCGTATATTTATTCGCTCCAGGCAAAGGCATCATTGCCGTTTTGTACCGCGAGAAACAGCAGCGTATCGAAGTATCGTTACTTACGTTTTTGCTTCATTTAAAAAACCACACCGAAGAAAGTGAACGCCACGTGAACCACCTCAACGAACATATCAATTGGCAAAAAGTACGTAGCAAAACAGTGTTGAACCTCGCCCTAAAAAACAACATGATTTCCATTGAAAATCGAGTGGTTTCCCTCTCTAAGAAAGGTGACGCTTTTACTTCGCAAGCCATTGATTATATTATGACCAATGAACACGCTCAAATTGAAGGAATGAAAGACGATTTCTTTTTGTTTAGGGGGTAA
- a CDS encoding YraN family protein translates to MAQHNQLGKKGEQLAVDFLLKNGYDIVERNYRFDKAEVDIIAQKSDILAIIEVKTRSTTDFGNPQDFVKSKQIQRLVKAVDEYVTTNCLDVEVRFDIIAIVKEDKSFKIDHLENAFYHF, encoded by the coding sequence ATGGCACAACACAACCAACTCGGAAAAAAAGGTGAACAATTGGCGGTCGATTTTCTTTTGAAGAACGGTTACGATATTGTGGAACGCAATTACCGTTTCGACAAGGCCGAAGTGGATATCATCGCCCAAAAAAGTGACATATTAGCTATTATTGAAGTAAAAACCCGCTCAACCACCGATTTTGGAAATCCGCAGGATTTTGTAAAATCCAAGCAAATTCAGCGCTTGGTAAAGGCTGTTGACGAATACGTTACCACAAACTGTTTAGATGTAGAAGTGCGCTTTGATATTATTGCGATTGTGAAAGAAGACAAAAGTTTTAAAATCGATCATTTAGAAAATGCCTTTTATCATTTTTAG